In Humulus lupulus chromosome 7, drHumLupu1.1, whole genome shotgun sequence, the following are encoded in one genomic region:
- the LOC133789002 gene encoding glutamyl-tRNA(Gln) amidotransferase subunit C, chloroplastic/mitochondrial, with protein MGSRAVVFGKGIKVLSLPFNGKALLLHKRNNLDLVRRNCSSPTSGSPLQPPDVSRLAETARISLTPQEVEDFAPKIRQVVDWFGQLQAVDLQSVEPAIRADTEGDNLRNDIPETFENREAIINAVPKYEDPYIKVPKVLNKE; from the exons ATGGGGAGCAGAGCTGTAGTTTTTGGAAAGGGAATCAAAGTTTTGAGCCTCCCATTTAATGGcaaagctcttcttcttcataagaggAACAATTTAGATTTGGTTCGAAGAAACTGCTCAAGTCCAACGAGTGGGTCCCCTCTTCAACCTCCGGATGTCTCGCGTTTAGCTGAAACAGCCAGAATTTCCCTCACTCCTCAAGAG GTTGAAGATTTTGCTCCTAAAATTCGTCAAGTAGTGGATTG GTTCGGACAACTTCAAGCTGTTGATCTTCAAAGTGTTGAGCCTGCAATTAGAGCAG ATACTGAAGGTGACAATTTGCGCAATGATATTCCTGAAACATTTGAGAACAG GGAAGCCATAATTAATGCAGTTCCAAAGTATGAAGATCCATACATTAAAGTTCCCAAAGTCTTGAACAAGGAATAG
- the LOC133792501 gene encoding protein FAR1-RELATED SEQUENCE 5-like: MGFSVRKEDVRRKKADNSEWQRKWVCSKQGFRREKWKNLTNRKKTPRAITRTGCLAVLRVNFDRSDNTWVAKDFNPVHNHDLAAKTELHFLRSNRAIPECIGAQVISMRRSGIRTCHILNHLARERGGCEYLPFMKKDLYNWIGSQRRQEAEEGETDAEGALGYLECLGLRDPDFYETHTIDKDFRLADLFWADGNCRRDYNLFGEIMAFDTTYRKNAYNKPLLIFVGVNHHFRTIVFAVALLYDETEETYIWVLQEFLECMKNKAPHVIVTDGDHAMENAIKVVMPQSVHHLCAWHLQANLTSNTPHPLFKAKFNELLYQYCTEEQFEDTWNNMVSEFHLQESRWEKTTYANRKSWAECFLRVNFFAGLTTTQRSESINSYLSHFLTSKLKLRDLVGQVDATIQNIHHTEREDDFISNHTSPSIPTNVLHQYYQQVASILTKTMYDKVAEQISSALSYLVDSADVTVNSRSYYLTRFPKGLVWSQVNYDTDHGHINCTCMLFESDGIPCRHIFAVMKHLNIPCIPDFLFKARWRKDAKSSVELNGFPHSRMPGDVLVCTRWGSLTSRFNAMGYFATKQSDTYEEAMNEMSRLEEKFKSMCVDTILRQQGISYKRGSNPF, from the exons ATGGGTTTTAGTGTTCGAAAAGAAGATGTTCGCCGCAAGAAGGCCGATAACTCAGAGTGGCAAAGAAAATGGGTTTGCTCGAAACAGGGCTTTAGAAGAGAGAAGTGGAAAAACCTAACTAACCGAAAGAAAACACCCAGAGCCATTACCAGGACAGGTTGTCTAGCAGTACTCCGAGTAAACTTTGATAGGTCGGATAACACATGGGTGGCGAAAGACTTTAACCCAGTTCATAATCATGACCTAGCTGCAAAGACAGAGCTACATTTCCTGCGATCCAACCGAGCTATACCAGAATGTATAGGTGCACAGGTCATATCAATGAGACGATCAGGCATACGCACTTGCCATATATTAAATCATCTAGCACGAGAAAGGGGAGGATGTGAGTATCTTCCATTCATGAAAAAGGATCTTTATAATTGGATTGGTAGCCAAAGGCGACAGGAAGCAGAAGAAGGGGAAACAGACGCTGAAGGTGCACTCGGTTACCTAGAATGTCTCGGTTTGCGTGATCCTGATTTCTATGAAACACACACAATTGACAAGGACTTCAGATTGGCAGACCTGTTCTGGGCCGATGGAAATTGTCGTAGAGATTACAATTTGTTCGGTGAAATCATGGCTTTTGACACGACATATAGGAAAAATGCATACAACAAACCATTACTAATCTTCGTCGGGGTGAACCATCATTTCAGAACAATTGTTTTTGCAGTTGCATTGCTATACGATGAGACGGAGGAGACATACATATGGGTTTTACAAGAATTCTTAGAGTGCATGAAAAACAAGGCACCGCATGTTATTGTCACCGACGGAGACCACGCTATGGAAAATGCAATAAAGGTAGTCATGCCGCAGTCAGTCCACCATTTGTGTGCGTGGCACCTTCAGGCCAACTTAACCAGCAATACACCTCACCCACTTTTCAAGGCAAAATTCAACGAGCTCCTTTATCAATATTGTACCGAGGAACAGTTTGAGGATACATGGAACAATATGGTCTCAGAATTCCATCTTCAAGAAAGTCGCTGGGAAAAAACAACTTACGCCAACCGTAAAAGTTGGGCTGAGTGTTTCCTTCGGGTAAACTTCTTCGCGGGTCTTACAACCACCCAAAGGTCCGAGTCAATCAATTCCTACCTATCGCACTTCCTAACGAGCAAACTTAAGCTTAGGGATCTTGTCGGCCAAGTTGATGCAACCATACAGAACATTCACCACACCGAAAGGGAGGATGACTTCATCAGTAACCACACTTCGCCCAGCATACCAACAAACGTCCTCCACCAGTACTACCAACAAGTTGCCTCCATTCTTACCAAGACCATGTACGATAAGGTGGCAGAGCAAATCAGTAGTGCTCTTTCATACTTAGTTGACTCTGCAGATGTAACAGTTAACAGTCGGTCGTACTACTTGACACGTTTCCCAAAAGGACTAGTATGGAGTCAAGTGAACTACGATACTGACCATGGACACATCAATTGTACATGTATGCTGTTCGAGTCGGATGGAATTCCATGTCGTCATATATTCGCTGTTATGAAGCACTTGAACATACCTTGCATTCCAGACTTTCTGTTTAAGGCTAGATGGAGGAAGGATGCTAAGAGCTCGGTTGAATTGAATGGTTTCCCCCATTCTAGGATGCCCGGTGATGTGTTGGTATGTACAAGATGGGGATCATTAACATCACGATTCAATGCAATGGGATACTTTGCGACCAAGCAAAGCGACACTTACGAAGAGGCCATGAATGAGATGTCTCGGTTGGAGGAGAAATTTAAGTCAATGTGTGTTGACacgattcttcgccaacag ggtatttcttacaagagaggaTCCAACCCTttttaa